The following are from one region of the Vibrio rarus genome:
- the ltrA gene encoding group II intron reverse transcriptase/maturase, with product MMISKEISASSDGAQWQSIDWKSVEAHVLKLQMRIAKATREKKYGKVKSLQWLLTHSRSAKLVAVKRVSQNKGSKTPGIDGVTWNTDARRMKAVNQLSRKAYSAKPLKRIYIPKKNGKLRPLGIPCMIDRAQQALHLLALEPVSETFADLNSYGFRPNRSTADAVSQCFKCLALKQSAKWVLEGDIKACFDKIGHQWLMNNITVDKRMLEQWLKSGYVDKGLFYDTDEGTPQGGIISPTLMLMTLAGIEQQIKSTALKQGARANFIGYADDFVVTCSSKEVLVNDIKPLIADFLAERGLTLSEEKTKITHIDDGFDFLGFNHRKYKGKLLIKPSKSNTLLFLRNLRELIKKHATIPVNDLIKLINPKLRGWANYYRHCVAKQVFGYVGHKLFQALWHWAVRRHPTKSKDWVVHKYFLNRKGQWQFHGWQKIMNMDCHLNLFQIAKVPIERHVKIRNAATPFDPQYQEYLAKRKPKRLARNSWKEPVPTAL from the coding sequence ATGATGATCTCGAAAGAGATTAGTGCATCTTCTGACGGCGCTCAATGGCAGTCCATCGATTGGAAATCCGTTGAAGCACACGTATTGAAGCTTCAAATGCGTATCGCAAAAGCAACGAGAGAAAAGAAATACGGTAAGGTGAAGTCCTTACAGTGGCTCTTGACTCATTCTCGCTCAGCCAAACTTGTTGCGGTTAAGCGAGTCTCTCAGAATAAAGGCAGTAAAACGCCTGGAATAGACGGTGTCACCTGGAACACAGATGCACGCCGTATGAAAGCAGTCAATCAACTGAGTCGCAAGGCTTACTCTGCAAAACCACTCAAACGTATCTACATTCCCAAAAAGAACGGCAAGCTCAGGCCATTGGGTATTCCATGCATGATTGATAGAGCGCAACAAGCCCTCCACCTTCTAGCACTAGAGCCTGTGTCCGAAACGTTTGCCGACCTCAATAGCTATGGTTTTAGGCCAAATCGCAGCACGGCTGACGCCGTCAGTCAGTGCTTCAAATGTTTGGCTCTAAAGCAATCAGCGAAATGGGTCCTTGAGGGAGATATTAAAGCTTGCTTCGACAAAATCGGGCATCAATGGCTTATGAACAATATCACGGTAGATAAACGTATGTTAGAGCAATGGTTAAAATCTGGCTATGTGGATAAGGGACTGTTCTACGATACCGATGAAGGTACACCTCAAGGTGGAATAATTTCTCCAACCTTGATGCTAATGACTCTCGCGGGGATAGAACAACAAATAAAATCTACAGCCCTGAAACAGGGGGCTAGAGCCAACTTTATCGGTTACGCGGATGATTTCGTGGTCACTTGCTCTTCAAAGGAAGTGCTAGTGAACGACATCAAACCGTTGATTGCTGACTTTTTGGCAGAAAGAGGGTTAACCCTCTCCGAAGAGAAAACGAAGATCACTCATATTGATGATGGCTTTGACTTTCTGGGCTTCAATCACAGGAAGTACAAAGGGAAATTACTCATTAAACCGAGCAAATCCAACACGCTGTTATTCTTGAGAAATCTACGTGAACTTATTAAAAAGCACGCAACCATCCCTGTTAACGATCTTATCAAGTTGATAAATCCGAAACTTAGAGGATGGGCGAACTACTATCGCCATTGTGTTGCTAAACAAGTATTCGGGTATGTCGGCCACAAACTATTCCAAGCGCTATGGCACTGGGCAGTTAGGCGTCATCCAACCAAGTCCAAAGACTGGGTTGTTCATAAGTATTTTCTTAATCGTAAAGGCCAGTGGCAATTTCACGGTTGGCAGAAAATTATGAACATGGACTGTCACTTAAATTTGTTCCAAATAGCTAAAGTGCCTATAGAGCGACACGTAAAAATCAGGAATGCAGCGACCCCTTTTGACCCTCAGTACCAAGAATACTTGGCTAAGAGAAAACCCAAAAGGCTAGCTCGTAACTCTTGGAAAGAGCCTGTCCCGACTGCGTTATAA
- a CDS encoding MerR family transcriptional regulator, producing the protein MLSIKQFCEQLEVSRTTVLYYERQGLIEPTSRTSSGYRLYGERELEKFRSILAYRSYGIPVGEIKGLIQQSHGKDRETVLRQQFSALDIEIKKLRQQQHSIMTLLQDPELLIQGQLTKQRWTEILRESGMNDQDMLNWHKQFEKMEPLGHLKFLQSLNIEEEEIEKIRMQSRKP; encoded by the coding sequence ATGCTGAGTATTAAACAGTTTTGTGAGCAATTAGAAGTGTCTCGAACGACAGTCCTTTATTATGAAAGACAGGGCTTGATTGAACCGACAAGCCGTACTTCCAGTGGCTACCGATTGTATGGTGAACGGGAACTTGAAAAGTTCAGATCGATTCTTGCGTATCGCTCTTACGGTATTCCTGTTGGTGAGATAAAAGGGTTGATACAACAATCTCATGGCAAAGACAGGGAAACGGTATTACGCCAACAGTTTTCAGCCTTAGATATAGAGATTAAAAAGCTACGTCAGCAACAACATTCAATCATGACTTTACTACAAGATCCTGAGCTACTGATTCAAGGGCAGTTAACTAAACAGCGTTGGACTGAGATACTGAGAGAGTCAGGCATGAATGATCAAGATATGCTTAATTGGCATAAACAATTTGAGAAGATGGAGCCATTAGGACACCTTAAATTTTTGCAGTCCCTAAATATCGAGGAAGAAGAAATAGAAAAAATAAGAATGCAGTCTCGGAAACCATGA
- the rsgA gene encoding ribosome small subunit-dependent GTPase A: MNNQNPTLQQLGWKPFFQQQLSLEDLTDYRVGRVIEQHRDRVVVMSEQGQQSLTFTVNDDRVCVGDWLLFDEQFRVHQNLDRQSLFERKAPGSKVETQLIASNIDTVMIVSSLNHDFSLSRIERYLILAREAMVEPVILLTKADLCEDADDKLAQVQQLDTLLEVHTLNALDEQDIQSIEPHCRNGQTIAFIGSSGVGKSTLVNSLLGFESMLTGGIREEDSKGRHTTTHRALKVMPNGGLLMDTPGMRELQLGSSEQGVSETFSEITELAQKCRFSDCSHGNEPECAVQRALKASEITERRLNSYQKLLKEQAVNGATLAEKRSKDKALGKLINSTQSASKKFKKGY; the protein is encoded by the coding sequence ATGAACAACCAAAATCCAACACTTCAACAACTTGGGTGGAAACCATTTTTTCAGCAACAGCTTAGCCTAGAAGATCTAACGGATTACCGGGTTGGTCGAGTGATTGAGCAACACCGTGATCGCGTTGTTGTGATGTCTGAACAAGGCCAACAAAGCCTAACGTTTACCGTCAATGATGATAGAGTGTGTGTTGGGGATTGGTTGTTATTTGATGAACAATTTAGGGTTCATCAAAACTTAGATCGACAATCTCTGTTTGAGCGTAAAGCACCGGGTTCCAAGGTTGAAACCCAGTTAATCGCCTCGAACATTGATACTGTCATGATTGTTTCATCATTGAATCACGACTTCAGTTTAAGCCGCATTGAGCGATACCTAATACTCGCTCGCGAAGCTATGGTAGAGCCAGTGATTCTCTTGACCAAGGCAGATCTTTGTGAAGATGCGGATGATAAGCTAGCACAAGTTCAACAACTCGACACCTTACTTGAAGTACACACTCTTAATGCATTAGATGAGCAGGATATTCAATCCATTGAACCTCATTGTCGTAACGGCCAGACGATTGCGTTTATAGGCTCTTCAGGGGTGGGTAAATCGACTCTTGTGAACAGCCTACTGGGTTTTGAGTCGATGCTAACGGGGGGAATACGCGAAGAGGACAGTAAAGGTCGTCATACTACTACTCACCGAGCTTTAAAAGTCATGCCAAATGGCGGCCTTTTAATGGATACGCCTGGAATGAGAGAGTTACAGCTGGGCAGCAGCGAGCAAGGGGTCAGTGAGACTTTTTCTGAAATTACCGAACTTGCTCAGAAGTGTCGCTTCTCTGATTGTTCTCATGGAAATGAGCCAGAGTGTGCGGTTCAGCGGGCATTAAAAGCAAGTGAAATAACCGAAAGACGTTTAAATAGCTATCAAAAGTTATTGAAAGAACAAGCGGTTAACGGTGCGACCTTGGCAGAAAAACGTTCTAAAGATAAGGCTCTAGGAAAGCTAATCAACAGCACCCAAAGTGCTTCGAAAAAGTTCAAGAAAGGCTATTAA
- a CDS encoding DMT family transporter: protein MYQFLVKNTVQHPRVLQLFDTLSPTSKGVTLALISTALFTIVGVFVRKLSADYDTFQVLFFRQLIFMLMLAPAIVKNLDILLKPNKIPLHILRIFGAFTALYFGFITVSNIPFADATAVSFLQVLFVAIIARIALGEQVTGSRIFTIVVGFIGVMMVVRPTFENSQLIFILSGVLASLGAAVAVICVRKVAQSEPKITLMAYQALAIGFIALIPTLFLWRTPTVEDFMLLLMVGVISSIAQYIGISAYKWAQANIIANVEYVKIIYSLIIGMVIFAEVPDTWSIIGASVILASALSPMMWSHYSRKK, encoded by the coding sequence ATGTATCAGTTCCTTGTAAAAAATACCGTGCAGCACCCTAGAGTTTTGCAGTTATTTGATACTTTATCGCCAACATCTAAAGGTGTGACGTTAGCACTTATTTCAACAGCGTTGTTTACCATTGTGGGTGTGTTTGTCCGTAAATTGAGCGCAGACTACGATACGTTTCAGGTTCTTTTTTTTAGACAGCTCATTTTTATGTTGATGCTTGCTCCTGCAATCGTTAAGAATCTGGATATATTGCTTAAACCAAATAAAATTCCTCTCCACATACTGAGAATATTTGGCGCGTTTACTGCTCTGTACTTTGGGTTTATTACTGTCAGTAATATTCCTTTTGCTGATGCGACTGCCGTTAGTTTCTTGCAAGTGCTCTTTGTTGCCATTATTGCTCGCATTGCCCTTGGTGAGCAGGTCACAGGCTCTCGGATTTTTACCATCGTCGTTGGATTTATCGGGGTAATGATGGTTGTTCGACCTACGTTTGAAAATAGCCAGCTCATATTCATTCTTTCTGGTGTGCTGGCTTCGTTAGGCGCTGCTGTTGCGGTGATTTGTGTAAGAAAAGTGGCGCAAAGTGAACCCAAAATCACGTTAATGGCATATCAAGCACTTGCTATCGGATTTATTGCCTTGATACCGACTTTGTTTTTATGGCGCACACCAACGGTTGAAGATTTCATGTTGCTTCTCATGGTTGGCGTTATCTCGTCAATTGCTCAATACATTGGTATTTCCGCTTATAAATGGGCACAGGCAAACATCATTGCCAACGTTGAGTACGTGAAAATTATTTATTCTCTTATCATTGGTATGGTTATTTTTGCGGAAGTGCCCGATACATGGTCAATTATTGGTGCGTCAGTTATTCTTGCGAGTGCATTAAGCCCAATGATGTGGTCTCACTACAGTCGAAAAAAGTAA
- the fdhF gene encoding formate dehydrogenase subunit alpha, whose amino-acid sequence MVQIVIDGKYRVAEAGMTLLEAANVCGVDIPSLCGANKSGEKVPCDLCVVEVENAGMQRACELKVYDGLNVVTQSAQLSGHRRQALNTIMTDHYADCEAPCKTACPAGVDIQSYLHHIAQNDHQKAIEVIKRTLPMPLSIGRVCPAFCETECRRGLVDDSIAIRQLKRHAADADLEAQQAYTPTKKQDKNKHIAIVGSGPGGLTAGYYLSNEGYEVTVFESMPQAGGWLRYGIPEYRLPKDILDKEIELMCRNGMSVVCNQKLGKDFTLSSLTDRYDAVCLAVGASKAVAMNYPGSDLDGCYLGVDYLKDYVTERNYLTGKKVAVIGGGNTAIDCARTAVRDGADTTLIYRRTRAEMPAEDYEIEEAEHEGVKFHFLTNPAQNIAGSEGRVASIRLEKMALGPADASGRRSPQATGEFFTESFDTVIAAVSQKPDLSFMEGESLTIPLTRWNTADVNPDTMHTGTGNVFSIGDFRRGPATAIEAVADGRIAAQAIDRFFDGDMDNIPVAAFNSRKGKTVQQVDPIHLQHIQKVARSIMPELTSEQREQSFSEVELGFDNAKAMAEAARCLECGCQANTECDLRDYATEYAAVQSFDGVVNVQSDEEWQRIRTTDTRQKFAVDNSSEFIVFDANRCISCGQCVQACREQSVHGVLSFMTDKDGRAASRPECRPNFGQHHTLMGDSACVQCGACVQACPTGAIVDGRDKAQGRIEHLKVVDTICTYCGVGCKVSMHVDEQANEIRYVKGGDSPVNEGMLCVKGRFGFDFVNSDARLTTPLIRKDGWLQPASWDEAIELVASKFSHIKQTFGGDALAGFSSAKTTNEDNYAFQKFIRRELGTNNVDHCARLCHASTVTGLEASLGSGAMTNDIPSIQHSDVVFVIGSDTTAAHPIIASHIKQAIRHNGARLIVADPKRIELADHAELYLAQRPGTDVMLLNGVMQLIIKNGWYDMEYIQERVDGFDTLLQEVMSPSYALDKVELVTGIKGDDVYAMARTIGTAKRTAVYYAMGITQHTTGHENVRSIANLQLLCGNIGIEGGGINPLRGQSNVQGACDMGALPNNFPGYQKVYNPLIHQKFAIEWDAPNLPREAGLTLTEIIDAACEREVRGLYIMGENPVLSDPNQAHVLEGLQALDFMVVQDIFLTETAQYADVVLPSCSFAEKSGHFTNTERRVQRLNPVVRPPGEAREDWVIIQDIANAMGGGWRYKNVADITYEITRVTPQYAGLGWDAIPASGKHWPSNQNNPDGTRIMHQQQFTRGRGQMEAIPFRYAAELPDDEYPLILTTGRVLEQFHTGTMTRKTKGLDNLAGPRAMISVSDAEALGIGNGDMLVVSTRRGQIEIAAFVTKRMQKGVVFIPFHFVESPVNRLTNAAKDPHSKIPEFKVAAVKVEKRIKQTTH is encoded by the coding sequence ATGGTTCAGATTGTCATTGATGGGAAATATCGTGTTGCCGAAGCAGGCATGACGCTACTGGAAGCGGCAAATGTCTGTGGCGTGGATATTCCATCCCTTTGTGGTGCCAATAAAAGCGGAGAAAAAGTACCTTGCGACTTGTGTGTTGTAGAGGTGGAAAACGCAGGCATGCAACGAGCTTGTGAGCTGAAAGTATACGACGGGCTTAATGTTGTGACGCAATCAGCTCAGCTCAGTGGGCATCGACGCCAAGCTTTAAACACTATCATGACGGACCATTATGCTGATTGCGAAGCGCCGTGCAAAACGGCGTGTCCTGCTGGGGTCGATATTCAATCATACCTCCATCATATTGCGCAAAACGATCATCAAAAAGCCATCGAGGTTATCAAGCGCACGTTACCTATGCCACTCTCTATTGGCCGAGTATGTCCTGCCTTTTGTGAAACGGAATGTCGTCGTGGATTAGTGGACGACTCTATTGCCATTCGCCAACTGAAGCGTCACGCCGCCGATGCGGATCTTGAAGCGCAACAAGCGTATACCCCAACGAAGAAACAAGATAAAAATAAACATATTGCTATTGTTGGCAGTGGCCCAGGCGGTTTGACTGCGGGCTATTACCTTTCTAATGAAGGGTATGAGGTGACGGTATTTGAGTCTATGCCACAGGCAGGCGGCTGGTTGCGATATGGTATTCCTGAGTATCGCTTACCAAAAGATATTTTAGATAAAGAAATTGAATTGATGTGTCGTAATGGCATGTCAGTCGTCTGTAATCAAAAGCTGGGCAAAGATTTTACGCTCTCTTCGTTAACGGACCGTTATGACGCCGTTTGCTTGGCGGTGGGTGCATCAAAAGCCGTGGCAATGAATTACCCCGGCAGCGATCTGGATGGGTGTTATTTAGGTGTGGATTACCTAAAAGATTATGTCACTGAGCGCAATTACTTAACGGGTAAAAAAGTGGCTGTCATCGGTGGTGGCAATACCGCCATAGATTGTGCGCGCACAGCGGTACGTGACGGAGCCGATACGACGCTTATTTATCGTCGTACTCGCGCAGAAATGCCAGCGGAAGATTATGAAATAGAAGAAGCGGAGCACGAAGGGGTGAAGTTTCACTTCCTGACCAATCCGGCACAAAACATTGCGGGAAGTGAAGGACGAGTGGCGTCCATTCGTTTAGAAAAAATGGCCCTTGGGCCGGCTGATGCCTCGGGTCGTCGAAGCCCACAAGCCACCGGAGAATTTTTTACGGAATCGTTTGATACTGTGATTGCCGCTGTCTCACAAAAGCCAGATTTGAGCTTTATGGAAGGAGAGTCATTGACGATTCCTTTAACACGTTGGAATACCGCTGACGTTAACCCAGATACTATGCATACAGGCACAGGAAATGTATTCAGCATTGGTGATTTTCGTCGCGGGCCAGCCACAGCGATTGAAGCGGTGGCTGATGGTCGCATCGCCGCTCAAGCCATTGACCGCTTCTTTGATGGTGATATGGATAATATTCCCGTGGCAGCGTTTAATTCTCGTAAAGGCAAAACTGTTCAGCAAGTGGACCCTATACATTTACAACATATTCAGAAAGTGGCGCGCTCCATTATGCCTGAGCTGACGAGCGAGCAACGTGAGCAAAGTTTTTCTGAAGTGGAATTGGGCTTTGATAATGCTAAAGCCATGGCGGAGGCCGCTCGTTGTTTAGAGTGTGGGTGTCAGGCTAATACTGAGTGTGATCTGCGTGATTACGCCACCGAATATGCCGCAGTGCAGTCTTTTGATGGAGTGGTGAATGTTCAGTCCGATGAAGAATGGCAACGCATTCGTACCACGGATACTAGACAAAAATTTGCAGTAGACAACAGCTCGGAATTTATTGTATTTGATGCCAATCGCTGTATTAGCTGTGGTCAGTGTGTACAAGCGTGTCGCGAGCAATCTGTCCATGGTGTGTTGAGCTTTATGACCGATAAAGATGGCCGTGCAGCCTCGCGACCTGAATGTCGCCCTAATTTTGGTCAACATCACACCTTAATGGGAGACTCGGCGTGCGTTCAATGTGGCGCGTGTGTTCAGGCTTGCCCAACGGGAGCCATTGTGGATGGACGTGACAAGGCTCAAGGACGTATCGAGCATTTGAAAGTGGTGGATACCATCTGCACCTATTGTGGTGTAGGTTGTAAAGTCAGTATGCATGTGGATGAGCAAGCAAACGAGATTCGCTACGTTAAAGGGGGAGATTCCCCGGTCAATGAAGGCATGTTGTGCGTAAAAGGGCGCTTTGGTTTTGACTTTGTTAACAGTGATGCTCGTTTAACCACTCCTTTGATTCGTAAGGATGGCTGGTTACAACCAGCGTCGTGGGATGAAGCCATTGAGTTGGTAGCCAGTAAATTTAGCCATATTAAACAGACCTTTGGTGGTGATGCTTTAGCTGGTTTTTCCTCAGCTAAGACCACCAATGAAGACAATTACGCATTCCAAAAATTCATTCGCCGAGAGTTGGGAACCAACAATGTTGACCACTGTGCTCGTCTTTGTCATGCCTCAACCGTTACCGGTTTGGAGGCGTCGCTAGGCAGTGGGGCCATGACCAATGATATCCCAAGTATTCAGCATTCAGATGTGGTGTTTGTGATAGGTTCAGATACCACAGCCGCTCACCCAATTATCGCTTCACATATTAAACAGGCCATACGTCATAACGGTGCTCGTTTGATTGTCGCAGACCCTAAACGTATTGAACTGGCGGATCATGCCGAGCTATATTTAGCACAAAGGCCCGGCACCGATGTGATGTTACTCAATGGTGTTATGCAGCTAATCATTAAAAATGGTTGGTATGACATGGAGTATATCCAAGAGCGTGTGGATGGTTTTGATACCTTGTTGCAAGAGGTGATGTCACCTAGCTATGCCTTAGATAAAGTAGAGTTAGTGACAGGGATTAAAGGGGATGACGTGTACGCAATGGCGCGCACAATAGGTACGGCCAAGCGCACCGCCGTCTATTACGCTATGGGGATCACTCAACACACTACGGGGCACGAAAATGTCCGTTCTATCGCTAACTTACAACTGCTTTGTGGCAATATCGGCATTGAAGGGGGCGGAATTAACCCGTTACGTGGTCAGTCGAATGTTCAGGGAGCTTGTGATATGGGGGCGCTACCTAATAATTTCCCTGGTTATCAAAAAGTATATAACCCTCTTATTCATCAAAAATTTGCCATAGAGTGGGATGCGCCTAATTTACCCAGAGAAGCGGGATTAACCCTTACCGAAATCATTGATGCGGCCTGTGAACGAGAGGTTCGCGGTTTATATATCATGGGTGAGAATCCCGTATTAAGTGATCCTAACCAAGCGCATGTGTTGGAAGGGTTGCAGGCGTTAGATTTTATGGTTGTTCAAGATATCTTTCTGACAGAAACGGCGCAATATGCTGATGTGGTACTACCGTCTTGTTCATTTGCTGAAAAATCGGGCCATTTCACCAATACCGAGCGTCGAGTTCAGCGTTTAAACCCTGTGGTGCGCCCACCGGGTGAGGCACGTGAAGACTGGGTGATCATCCAAGATATTGCCAATGCCATGGGCGGTGGATGGCGTTATAAAAACGTGGCTGATATCACTTATGAAATTACCCGAGTGACTCCGCAATATGCTGGCCTTGGTTGGGACGCCATTCCCGCAAGTGGTAAGCATTGGCCAAGTAATCAGAATAACCCTGATGGCACACGAATTATGCACCAGCAACAATTTACTCGTGGGCGAGGGCAGATGGAGGCGATCCCATTTAGGTATGCCGCAGAGCTTCCTGATGACGAGTACCCATTAATATTAACCACAGGACGCGTATTAGAGCAGTTCCACACTGGCACTATGACGCGCAAAACCAAAGGCTTAGATAATCTAGCCGGTCCTAGAGCGATGATCAGTGTTAGTGATGCAGAGGCATTAGGTATTGGTAATGGGGATATGCTGGTGGTGTCCACACGCCGCGGGCAAATAGAGATTGCCGCTTTTGTGACAAAACGTATGCAAAAAGGGGTGGTGTTTATTCCTTTCCATTTTGTTGAGTCTCCGGTGAACCGCTTGACCAATGCTGCCAAAGATCCTCACTCGAAGATCCCTGAGTTTAAGGTAGCCGCGGTGAAAGTGGAGAAACGAATAAAGCAGACGACTCATTAA
- a CDS encoding Gfo/Idh/MocA family protein: MSIKVLVFGTGFAGQGHAKAFQDAGAEVVGIVGRTETVVTQVAKDLNIAYSGTDWELALEVCKPDAVSIATPGGAHVNAIKQAIAFGCHIFCDKPLTQSGETALDIYRLAQQRGIKTAFASSFRYLPEIIHAKQLVADGIIGEPTEVECISHFNLDRNIPFGWSHSIEAGGGRLNNNFTHLLSIVTSVVGEKILSISGEVRNDMPQAPVVEGVHNFTQRRNFIPQDINDPDLQWRDCDVEWSYTVLAQLESRIAASQPVSVLFKHGGLVPRFNEDHIVFHGTKGSIYIKGHYGDGPLYVWQEGQWQEKVLPQSIAQQLPNIECPTQRSWTHLASQFVKDINGEKVEAYQTFEDGCRYQMIIDLIRKNDRFVDVSQLL; encoded by the coding sequence ATGAGTATAAAGGTTTTAGTCTTTGGTACAGGGTTTGCCGGTCAAGGGCATGCCAAAGCATTTCAAGATGCAGGAGCGGAAGTGGTCGGTATTGTGGGGCGCACGGAAACGGTAGTCACGCAAGTGGCCAAAGATCTTAACATTGCCTATTCAGGTACCGATTGGGAATTAGCTCTTGAGGTGTGTAAACCGGATGCCGTTTCAATTGCGACCCCAGGGGGAGCCCATGTGAACGCCATCAAACAGGCCATTGCGTTTGGCTGTCATATTTTCTGTGATAAACCGCTGACGCAAAGTGGTGAAACTGCGCTGGACATTTATCGTTTGGCTCAGCAAAGAGGCATTAAAACCGCCTTTGCTTCAAGTTTTAGATACCTTCCAGAAATTATACACGCTAAGCAATTAGTAGCAGATGGTATTATTGGTGAACCGACCGAAGTGGAGTGTATTTCGCACTTCAATTTAGACCGTAATATTCCATTTGGTTGGTCGCACAGCATTGAAGCCGGGGGTGGACGACTCAACAATAACTTTACTCACCTATTGTCTATCGTGACCTCAGTCGTGGGAGAGAAGATTCTGTCTATTAGCGGTGAAGTACGCAATGACATGCCACAAGCCCCCGTGGTAGAAGGGGTACATAATTTTACCCAGCGTCGAAATTTCATTCCACAAGATATCAATGACCCTGATTTACAATGGCGAGATTGTGATGTGGAATGGTCCTATACGGTATTGGCACAATTAGAGAGCCGAATAGCGGCATCGCAACCGGTTTCCGTTTTATTTAAACACGGCGGCTTGGTGCCTCGATTTAATGAAGATCATATCGTGTTTCATGGCACCAAAGGCTCAATTTACATCAAGGGTCACTACGGTGATGGGCCTTTGTATGTGTGGCAAGAAGGGCAATGGCAAGAGAAAGTGTTACCCCAATCAATTGCCCAACAATTGCCGAATATAGAATGCCCTACACAACGCAGTTGGACCCATCTCGCTTCGCAATTTGTAAAAGATATTAACGGAGAAAAAGTAGAGGCATACCAAACATTTGAAGATGGTTGTCGTTATCAGATGATTATCGACCTTATCCGAAAAAATGATCGTTTTGTGGATGTGAGCCAGCTTCTTTAA
- a CDS encoding helix-turn-helix domain-containing protein — MIHWLQLPNLSSVAQYVECYWLIEKCPDSESYQFPKLNPDPSAHLIISPQSQVYAYNLNPGMVNGKGSHWLYPHRQTFELDHSKSFVHLGIKFHVGALYCLPDFSDNPLALDEVESAKGSKLFKQLSIDESRLIEAARNNPKLCVEQLDTMLSPWLEQCTEDQHSNTTRSVIKYLDKSAISELGEKLYCSQRTLERSFQRTTGLTLKQCQSMNRLEAMLEYLYQRGSNELNWVEVAFQFGFSDQPHLIRYLKKQLGFTPKAYEKERGLTIDIYGGVSSNLE, encoded by the coding sequence ATGATCCATTGGCTACAGTTACCAAACTTATCTAGTGTTGCCCAATATGTTGAATGCTATTGGCTGATTGAAAAGTGCCCAGATTCTGAATCTTATCAATTTCCAAAGCTCAACCCTGATCCTTCTGCACATTTAATAATTTCACCTCAAAGCCAAGTTTATGCCTACAACCTTAATCCCGGCATGGTAAATGGAAAAGGCAGCCATTGGCTCTATCCTCACCGACAAACATTTGAATTAGATCACTCTAAGTCCTTTGTGCATCTTGGAATCAAGTTCCATGTTGGTGCTCTTTACTGCTTACCTGATTTTTCTGACAACCCGTTGGCCTTAGATGAAGTAGAGTCAGCAAAAGGCTCAAAATTGTTCAAGCAATTAAGCATAGATGAAAGCAGGCTGATTGAAGCGGCTCGAAATAACCCAAAACTGTGTGTTGAGCAGTTAGATACGATGCTGTCACCTTGGTTGGAACAATGCACCGAAGATCAGCACAGCAACACCACTCGCAGTGTGATTAAATATCTAGACAAGAGTGCGATATCAGAGCTGGGTGAAAAACTGTATTGCTCACAAAGAACTCTAGAAAGAAGTTTTCAACGCACCACAGGGCTTACACTTAAACAGTGCCAATCAATGAATCGTTTAGAGGCCATGTTAGAGTATCTATATCAACGTGGATCGAACGAACTGAATTGGGTAGAGGTTGCCTTTCAATTTGGCTTTAGTGATCAGCCTCATTTGATCCGATACCTAAAAAAACAACTTGGCTTTACTCCGAAAGCTTATGAGAAAGAGCGAGGGTTAACAATTGATATCTACGGTGGTGTCAGTTCAAATTTAGAGTAA